The Phytohabitans rumicis DNA segment CGACGGCCCAGAACGCGGCGCCCATCAGCACCCATTGGTAGAACGGCGCACCGACGAGCAGGAAGACGTAGTGCCGGGCCCGCACCGGCTGCCGGTACGACCGGCCGAACTCGCGCAGCCCGATCACCTGGGTCATGAGCGTGATGGCGATGGGCAGGAACGGGGCGTACATCAGCATGGCGATGGCGACCGGCACCTTGAGCGCGAAGATGGTCGCCAGGGCCAGGGGAGCAGCAGCCCGGAGAACGCTTGCAGGAACGGCGTGGCGAGGATGTAGCCGGCGAGGGCCCGCTGCCGCAGCGTGGGCAGGCGGAGCCAGTCGCCCTGCAGCAGGATGGACAGGAAGCCCTGGTTCCACCGCACCCGTTGCCAGAAGAGGGATCCCTGCGATCTACTGTGGATGGTCTGCGGCACCTCTTCCCGGGTCACCAGTTCCGGCTCGTACGCGGCGACGACCTTGGCGCCGTAGCGGGTGCACAGCAGCACGCCGAGCGCGCAGTCCTCGGTGAGGTTGTCCGGCCAGCCGCCGGCCCGGATCATCAGCTCGCGCCGGATGAAGACGGTGTTGCCGCCCAGCGGCACGAACCCGCACATCACCTGGTAGAACATCCGGCTGGTGAACCAGAAGAAGTACTCCAGCACGTTGTGCACCTTGAACCAGTCGCGCGGCCGCCGGCCCAGCGTCATGAGCTGCACGCCGCCCTGGACGACGTCGGCGCCGGTCTGCCGGAAGAGCGCGTCGACCCGGGCCAGCAGGCCGGGCGCCACGTCGTCCTCCGCGTCGACGACCCCGGCCACGGTCCCGGTGGCCTCGGCCAGCGCGGCGTTGAGCTGTCTCGGCTTGTTGGACTGGCCGTACGCCCGGATCACCGTGCGGATCCGGCCGTGCGGGTCGTGGTCGCGCATCACCCGCCGCACCTCGGCGATGGTGTCGTCGTCGCCCTCGCACAGCGAGACCAGGATCTCGACGTTCGGGTAGTCGTCGTGCAGCAGCCGCTGTAGCGTCCCGCCGATCACCTGGGCCTCGTGCAGCGCCGGCACGATCAGCGAGAACCGCTCCCGCGCCGGGCCGTCGGGCGCCGGCCAGCGCATCCGCTCGACCGCCTCCGGGTACGCCAGCCGTAGAGCCGCCAGCGCACCTCCAGCGCGCCGATCGCGGTGTTGAAGAGCGCGACGGCGAGCAGGGACGCGGCCAGCACGGTCGGCGCGGGCAGGTGTGCGGCGTACAGGGCGGCGCCGATGCCGAGCGCCGCGGCGCCGGCGACGAGCCAGCGGGCGACGCGCCTGCCCCGGGCGGAGGCGGCACCGGCGGTGAAGACAACCTTGTCGGTCACGTAGTAGTTGACCGCCGCGGCCATCACCAGGCAGACGCCGTTGGCTACCTGGTGATGGAGTCCCACGGCGGCGCTCAGCCCGGCGAAGAGCAGCCAGGACAGGAACTGGGTGGCACCTCGGGTGGCCAGGAACCAGGAGATCCGCCGGGCCAGCCCGGCCCGCACCCGGTCGCGCCAGGTGACGAGGTAGTTGTAGGAGAAGTTGAGCGCGAGCGTGACCGCCAGCTGCACACCGAACGCGGCCAGTGGGTCCATCCCGGTCCGGACGAGCGCCTCCAGGAGCACCACGCCGGCGGCGGCGACCACCGCGCCGCCGATGGCGAAGTCCCGGAAGCGGGCGGTCGCGAAGTAGCGCAGCGGCGTGGTCGCCACCCGCAGCCGGGGCAGCTGCTTGAGGTACTCCAGGCCCTGCCGCGCGTCGCCCTTGCTGTCCCCGCTCAGCCGCTTGTCGAAGCGCAGCGGCACCTCGGCGCGGCGCAGCCGGGGGTACCGGGCCAGGATCTCCAGCAGGATCTTGAAGCCGCGGGAGTGCAGCGTGCCGGCGTCGACCGCGCTGCGCCGGAGCCCGAAAAAGCCGGTCATCGGGTCGGTCACGCCGCGCAGCCGGATCGGGAACGTGGCCTTGGCCAGCCAGGTGGAGGCGCCGGAGACCAGCCGCCGGAACGGCCCGCTGAGCCCGCCGGGATCGCCGCCGTCGGTGTACCGGCTGGCCATCACCAGCTCCGCGCCACCATCCAACGTGGACAGCAGGGCCGGCACGACCTCCGGGGGGTGCTGCAGGTCGGCGTCCATGACGACGACCCGGTCGCTGTGCGCCATGCGCAGGCCGTCGATGACGGCGCCGGCCAGGCCGCCCCACCGCTGCTCGCCCATGCGGTGGAAGACGAGCGCGTTCGGGTCCGCCGCACGGATCGCCTGTACGGTGGCGTCGTTGTCGCTGTCGTCGACGAACAGCACCTCGTACGGGTGGCCGTTCATGGCGGTTTTGATGCGGTCGAGCAGCGGCCCGACATTCCCCTCTTCGTGCCGGCAGGGCACGACGATCGTGGCGTACA contains these protein-coding regions:
- a CDS encoding glycosyltransferase — translated: MRWPAPDGPARERFSLIVPALHEAQVIGGTLQRLLHDDYPNVEILVSLCEGDDDTIAEVRRVMRDHDPHGRIRTVIRAYGQSNKPRQLNAALAEATGTVAGVVDAEDDVAPGLLARVDALFRQTGADVVQGGVQLMTLGRRPRDWFKVHNVLEYFFWFTSRMFYQVMCGFVPLGGNTVFIRRELMIRAGGWPDNLTEDCALGVLLCTRYGAKVVAAYEPELVTREEVPQTIHSRSQGSLFWQRVRWNQGFLSILLQGDWLRLPTLRQRALAGYILATPFLQAFSGLLLPWPWRPSSRSRCRSPSPC
- a CDS encoding glycosyltransferase, which gives rise to MSDLYATIVVPCRHEEGNVGPLLDRIKTAMNGHPYEVLFVDDSDNDATVQAIRAADPNALVFHRMGEQRWGGLAGAVIDGLRMAHSDRVVVMDADLQHPPEVVPALLSTLDGGAELVMASRYTDGGDPGGLSGPFRRLVSGASTWLAKATFPIRLRGVTDPMTGFFGLRRSAVDAGTLHSRGFKILLEILARYPRLRRAEVPLRFDKRLSGDSKGDARQGLEYLKQLPRLRVATTPLRYFATARFRDFAIGGAVVAAAGVVLLEALVRTGMDPLAAFGVQLAVTLALNFSYNYLVTWRDRVRAGLARRISWFLATRGATQFLSWLLFAGLSAAVGLHHQVANGVCLVMAAAVNYYVTDKVVFTAGAASARGRRVARWLVAGAAALGIGAALYAAHLPAPTVLAASLLAVALFNTAIGALEVRWRLYGWRTRRRSSGCAGRRPTARRGSGSR